A DNA window from Daucus carota subsp. sativus chromosome 3, DH1 v3.0, whole genome shotgun sequence contains the following coding sequences:
- the LOC108213373 gene encoding protein HUA2-LIKE 3, protein MGRRKGSKNRKRLWRVGDPVLAKLTGYPSWPAKVEAPEKYGLPADCEKVFVFFFGTQQIAFINPVDVEAYSEEKKDYLIVNRHTRGSNFHRAVLEIIAYSKKSRNEDKGTNCPLMGEVNMTNGSNSIDSLADSSVKDEGSKAISIDSKKVRYDDDFLVSGASAVDKQDTFRIKEVTPSEDPLCNVNAKEMFLPTGEDNRVEEEQKLFTEKRFMSNRRPRNSSQVNSYKLRNSIQPSSKIIEGGGIGGRYGMRSPSCRRRQTMKSPDVSELKDVGSPDSVFCSTYEKNDSVIGTVGSSSLSFNEGSTMVSGYGLPQTESVVKCTEGDTELSNKLDLPSSAVIVKKKRKPIKKQANSGTNELTGLEKEPASEIEEHKACQTPPSSNKGWDVDYINDDGDEHFPLLKRARARMGLLSSEVEESDSPVHREKSSEVSVMVQGQGPITKVYARRRPKGTEGNSPAEYL, encoded by the exons ATGGGTCGAAGAAAAGGTTCGAAAAACCGTAAGCGTCTATGGAGAGTCGGTGATCCAGTGCTTGCCAAACTTACGGGCTATCCGTCTTGGCCTGCGAAG GTTGAGGCGCCGGAGAAGTATGGTTTACCAGCTGACTGTGAAAAGGTGTTCGTGTTTTTCTTCGGCACCCAGCAAAT TGCATTCATTAATCCAGTTGATGTTGAAGCGTAttcggaagaaaagaaggattatCTTATAGTGAATCGTCATACTAGAGGTTCTAATTTTCATCGTGCAGTACTTGAGATCATTGCCTATTCTAAGAAGTCAAGAAATGAAGACAAAGGTACGAATTGTCCGTTAATGGGTGAAGTAAATATGACAAATGGTAGCAATTCTATAGATTCTTTGGCTGATTCTTCTGTGAAGGATGAAGGTTCTAAAGCAATTAGTATTGATTCTAAAAAAGTTAGATATGATGATGACTTTCTTGTTAGTGGGGCTTCAGCTGTAGATAAACAAGACACTTTCCGTATTAAGGAAGTGACGCCATCTGAGGATCCTCTTTGTAATGTCAATGCAAAAGAGATGTTCCTGCCGACAGGGGAAGATAATAGAGTTGAAGAAGAACAGAAACTATTCACGGAGAAACGGTTTATGTCTAATCGACGGCCAAGAAATTCATCTCAGGTGAATTCCTACAAACTTCGGAACTCTATACAGCCGTCTAGCAAGATTATAGAAGGTGGAGGGATCGGAGGCCGGTATGGGATGCGTAGTCCCTCGTGTAGGAGGAGGCAAACTATGAAATCACCAGATGTATCTGAACTTAAAGATGTTGGTTCACCTGATTCTGTTTTTTGCAGCACTTATGAAAAAAATGATTCAGTAATTGGCACGGTTGGCTCTAGTTCTCTTAGTTTCAATGAGGGGAGCACTATGGTGTCTGGTTATGGACTGCCGCAGACAGAATCTGTTGTTAAATGTACCGAGGGAGATACTGAGCTTAGTAATAAGCTTGACTTGCCGTCCAGTGCTGTTATTgtgaagaaaaaaagaaagcCTATCAAAAAACAAGCTAACAGTGGTACTAATGAACTTACTGGACTTGAGAAAGAGCCAGCATCAGAGATTGAAGAGCATAAAGCCTGTCAGACTCCACCTAGTAGTAATAAGGGTTGGGATGTGGATTACATCAATGATGATGGAGATGAGCATTTTCCATTGCTCAAAAGAGCTAGGGCCCGAATGGGTCTATTATCATCTGAAGTGGAGGAATCAGATTCCCCAGTCCATCGGGAGAAATCTTCTGAAGTTTCTGTCATGGTCCAAGGTCAAGGCCCAATAACTAAAGTCTATGCTCGTAGAAGGCCCAAGGGCACAGAAGGAAATTCACCAGCAGAGTATCTatga